GGTCGGTTGACGCCAGCGGCCTGGACCAATTGCGGGACCGCCTGGCGGGAATGCCGGCCGTCGTTTCCGCCGCCTTGGCCGATGCCATGAAAATCCAGGCGCAAGCCCTGGCGACGGCCGCCGGTGCCCGGCTGGATGCCCAGGTGAAGGGGGGAAGCGGTACCCTGGCCCACGCGCTCATCCCCACCATGACCGTCAGCGGCATGGCGGTGACGGCCGGGGTGGTGGTGGACGACACGTCGCCCGCCGCCGCCTACGCCGCCTTCCAGGAGTACGGCTTCCACGGCACGGAATCCGTCCGGGCGCATCTGCGCACGGTGACGGCGGCGTTCGGCCGTGCCATCGCGCCGGTCAGCGTGCCGGTCCACGCCCATGACCGCCGCGTGGATTACGCCGGCCATCCCTTCCTGGCACCCACCCTGGCCGACAGCGCCGATGGTATCCGTACCGCGCTGGCCGATGCGGTAAACGCCGCCGTAGCCAACCAATTCGGATCATGATGCGGTGTCTGGTGGTTGCCTTCGCGCCGCGTCAGCCTCATATGAAGGAAAGTCTTCCGCCGGGTGCCCCCTTGGACCGTTTGGGATGGCGCCTTGGTTTTGCCTTGGGCGCGCAGTCATGCTAAAGATAACGGAAGTTTCGGAGCATCCGGTGGTGGAGGGGTCCGAATGGCGCGTGGAAAGGGTGTGCAAGTGGCCGGTGGCCGTTTCGGTTTCCTTCAAGGCTTCCTGTTGGGGCTCAGCGCCATCGCGTCGCTGGGGCGGGTGGAGTTTCGCCCCATGAGCTATTCCAACAGCGGTCTGCGGGATGACTGGCGGGCCGTTGGGTCTGACCTGCGCGCCGCCATGGCCGCGCGGAAGCTGAATGACCGCAACGCCGCCTGACAAAAGTCGCGTCGGCCCCTTGGGGCGGGCCGACAGCGAAATGCAAGTTTCCACGGAAATCAAAAGAACCCGTGCAGGAGATTATCGCCCCGGTGGCGAAATCCCCGGCGGAGGCCACCTTGGCCATCAGCCGCATTGTCGAAGTGGTTGCCGCATATCAGGGCCCCCTGCCGCTTCCTGCCCATTTCGAACATTACGATCGCGTCTTGCCGGGCAGTGCGGAGCGCATCCTGTCCATGGCGGAACGTGAACAGGCGCACCGCCATTACGTGGACCGATTCAACGGCTTCGGGTCCCTGGCCCTGGCGTTCGGCGGGGTTATGTCGGCCATCCTGGTGTGCCTGGCCATCATCGGCGGCATCATCTATTGCGCCGGCCAGGGCTGGACGCCGGCCGTGGTCGCCCTGGGCGGCCTGGGGCTGGTGGGTATCGTCACCGCCTTCCTGAATGCCCCGGCCGTGTTCGGGCGCCGTTCCGAAGTGGCGGCGGATGCCCAAGCCCCAAGGCCTCACGCCAAGGGGCCTGCCAAGAAGGCCGCCAAAGGGGCCGGCCGGTCCCACTGACGTCAGGTCGGCGCTGGCGTTTCACAAGTTCCCGCTCGTTTCCCACGCCCACCCGCCCTGACCGGCCGGTGGGCGTTGTTGTTTGGCTCCGTCCCATCACCTTCCAATCCAGGACCATCCCATGGCCCGTGAGGACATCCACGCCGCCCTGTTCGCCAGGTTGACGGCCGCCGCCCCTTTTGCCACCGCCAGCCGCCGGGTGCGGCTGTGGAACGACCTGTCGCCGGCCCAGCAGCCGGCCCTGTTCCTGCTGACGCGGGGGGAGGAGGTGACGCGCCGCGACACCCTGCCGGCCCACCGCGTGCTGCGCGTCGATATCCTGCTGTACGCCCAGGCACCGGATGACGATACGGCCGGTGCCGTGGTGCTGAACCCGCTGCTGGATGCGGTCGAGGTGGCGTTGCGCCCCCCGCCCGGCCAGGACAAGCAGACCCTGGGCGGCCTTGTCTATGACTGCTGGATCGAAGGCCAGGTGACCACGGACGAAGGGGCCCTGGGTTCCCAGGCCGTGGCCATCGTGCCGCTGCACCTTCTTATCCCCTGACTCCCCCTTCGAGGATTCTTGCCATGACTGACATCGTCGATCCGGCCGCCAGCGGCGCGCCGGAAACCGTGACGCCTGCGCTGGATAACGCTGCCGCCATCACCCCGGGTGCCCCGTTGCCCGATTGGGCCCAGCAACTGGAACAGGCGGTGGCCGCCTGGCTGGCGGAGGAAATCCACAACTCCCCCATCGCGCGGGTGACCGATGCGTACAACCACCTCGTCACCGCCTTGTCGGGCCTGAAGGCCCGCATCCTGCAGCACGTGGCGACGGCCACGACCACCCCGGAGGTCTGATCCCATGCCCCAGTATTCCTTTGGCGCCGGCTCCCTGTTCGGCACGCCCAGTGGTGTGGCCAACGCCACGCCCGTCCAGTTCGGCACCCTGCAGTCCGTGTCGGTGGATATCGACTTCACCCTGAAGGAACTGTACGGCCAGAACCAGTTCCCGGTGTCCGTCGCCCGCGGCCAGGCCAAGATCCAGGGCAAGGCCAAGACCGGCCAGATCCAGGGCGCCCTGTTCAACAGCCTGTTCTTCGGCGCCACCGCGACCACGGGCCAGCAGCTGGTTGCCCTGAACGAGGTGGCGGCCGTGCCGGCGTCCAGCCCCTACACCGTCACCGTGGCCAACGGCAGCGGCTTCCAGGCGGACCAGGGGGTGATCTTCGCCGCCACCGGCGTGCCGCTGGCCCGCGTCGATAGCGCACCGGGTACGGGCCAGTATTCCCTGTCCGGCGGCACCTACACCTTTGCCGCCACCGATACCGGCGCCGGCCTGCTGATCAGCTACAGCTACACCAGTGCCACCGGCGGCACCGTCACCACCATCTCCAACCAGCTGCAGGGGGTGGCGCCTACCTTCTCCTGCGTGCTGACCACGCCCTTCGGTGGCCAGAACTTCGTGCTCGGCCTGAACGCCTGTACCTCCAGCAAGCTGCAGTTGGCGACCAAGCAGGGCGATTACATGCAGCCGGAGTTCGACTTCATGGCCTTCGCCGATGCCGCCGGCACGGTGGGCAAGCTCAGCGTGCAGGGTTAAGGCCATGGGTGCCAGCGTGGTGATCGGCGGCACGGAATACCCCGTGCCGCCCATGAACTTCGCCGCCCTGAAGGCGGCGTGGACCGACATCAAGGGCCTGCCCCTGCTGACCGATCCGGTGGACCAGGCGTCCGCCGGCATCCGCATCGTGGCGGCCGCCCTGAACAGCACCGTCCCCGACCTGACGGCCGATGTCATCGAGCAGAAACTGGCCGCCACCGAGTTTCCGGCCCTGGTGGCGGCGGTGGTGGCCATCCTGCGCGAGTCGGGGTTGATTCCCACGGGGGAGCCGATACCGCAGGCGGGACCGTCGACGACATTGACGACCTGACTGCGGAATTGGTGGCGTCGGGCTGCGGTGCCTGGGACGCGGTGGAGCAACAATTCACCCTGCCGCGCTACCGGGCGCTGTGGCGCTACTGGCGCCGCCATCCGCCCGTTCATCTGATGATGGCGGCCTATCTCGGCATCAAGCCGGATGAGCCGCCACCGGTGGATGAGGTGGGGTTGGGCGACCTGTTGGCGATATTCGGTGAGGGGAACATCCGCTAAAGGTAGCAAAAACGTGTTGCTATTGTGTTCCTTGCGGAGAATGATTGCTGATCCGGCAACAGAACTCAGGAGCAACGTGCGCGGCGTGTTTGTGGGGAGGGGCATGGCGCGGCGTGTCGCAAAAGTTGTGCTATTATTCGCCCGTTCACCTTTCATGGTGGCGGTCTATCTGGCCGTCAAGCCAGGCGAGCTGCTAACGGTGGATGTCATCGGGCTGGTAAACTTTCTGCGATATTTTATGATTTGAATGTCTGAT
The DNA window shown above is from Azospirillaceae bacterium and carries:
- a CDS encoding DUF2335 domain-containing protein, whose product is MAKSPAEATLAISRIVEVVAAYQGPLPLPAHFEHYDRVLPGSAERILSMAEREQAHRHYVDRFNGFGSLALAFGGVMSAILVCLAIIGGIIYCAGQGWTPAVVALGGLGLVGIVTAFLNAPAVFGRRSEVAADAQAPRPHAKGPAKKAAKGAGRSH